AGAAAATTGGAGACACCGATGACCCGCACCTTTCCCGCTGCCTGAGCATCCTCCAGCGCACGCCAGACGGCCCTGTTCTCCTGAAAATACCGCTTTTCGGCCCGGAACTCCCTCCACGGCTGGGGAGAGTGGATGAGCATCTGGTCCAGATACGTCAGGCCCATTTTCTCCAGCGTCTCGTCAATGGAGCGGGCGGCGTCCTCATAGGTCTTGTGCTCCGCCGCCACCTTACTGGCCACGAACAGCTCCTCCCGCTTCAGGCCGCAGGTGCGGATGCCCTTGCCCACGCCCTGCTCGTTGCCGTAGGCCTGAGCCGTATCGATGAGCCGGTAACCCAGCTCCACCGCCGTGCGGACGGCCTGCGCCGCCTTGTTGTTGTCAATGAACCATGTGCCAAGCCCCAGCTTGGGGATGGCTATACCGTTTGCCAGCGTATAGGTCTCCTGCAAAATCATTTCGCATCCTCCTCCGTCCAGATCCCCTTGGCCATGCGGAACACCGCCCACGCCTTGGGCCAGCCGCAATAAAAGGCCGCATGGGTGACGATCTCTGCGACCTCCTCACGGGTGATACCGTTTTTCTTAGCGCTGAGCAGGTGGTAGCGGAAGGATTCATCCGT
The genomic region above belongs to Vescimonas coprocola and contains:
- a CDS encoding aldo/keto reductase — protein: MILQETYTLANGIAIPKLGLGTWFIDNNKAAQAVRTAVELGYRLIDTAQAYGNEQGVGKGIRTCGLKREELFVASKVAAEHKTYEDAARSIDETLEKMGLTYLDQMLIHSPQPWREFRAEKRYFQENRAVWRALEDAQAAGKVRVIGVSNFLRDDLENLLTGCRVRPAVNQLLLHIAGTDLPLLDYCTRQDIRVEAYSPIAHGEALKNPAITAMAEQYGVSVPQLCIRYVLQLGAVALPKTADPGHMRSNAAVDFAISPEDMETLRSMEHLTDYGDYNGFPVFSGKPLA
- a CDS encoding carboxymuconolactone decarboxylase family protein produces the protein MAVKQTAGRDALGEFAPKFAEINDDVLFGQVWSREDRLSLRDRSLVTVVALMAQGLTDESFRYHLLSAKKNGITREEVAEIVTHAAFYCGWPKAWAVFRMAKGIWTEEDAK